One Persicobacter psychrovividus DNA window includes the following coding sequences:
- a CDS encoding DUF4296 domain-containing protein, translating to MKKYFLIPILISLLVACDPEEHRTPKPDGLLPKNEMVQLMIDFYVLEAKVKEVRVGRDSANALYHQLEPLIYKKHQVDSTLYKQSMDYYLGEPETMEALYAAIVDSLSLQERLVNEKEKKQKQELKKVDRKK from the coding sequence GTGAAAAAATATTTTTTAATACCGATACTGATTTCTCTTTTGGTTGCCTGCGATCCAGAGGAGCACAGAACGCCCAAGCCTGATGGCTTGTTGCCTAAAAATGAGATGGTTCAGCTCATGATCGACTTTTACGTCTTGGAAGCAAAGGTGAAAGAGGTTCGTGTAGGTCGTGATTCGGCAAATGCCTTGTATCATCAGCTTGAACCACTAATTTATAAAAAACATCAGGTGGATTCTACACTTTATAAACAAAGTATGGATTATTACCTTGGGGAGCCAGAAACTATGGAGGCACTGTATGCCGCCATCGTGGACAGCCTCAGTTTGCAGGAGCGCCTGGTGAATGAAAAAGAGAAAAAGCAAAAACAGGAGCTGAAAAAAGTCGATAGAAAGAAATAG
- a CDS encoding endonuclease MutS2 — translation MLYPRSFEEKLGFDRIRDLVKDNCLSRLGVSYAEKMRFSKNFDQLNTWLLQTEEFRQILTSGESFPNSNYIDATSALDKASLQGTFLTQEEFFDLLLSLKTIDDIVRFFKGKQEDYPLLAEISGAVFFNQQLVQQIESKIDEKGQLRNNASAELQQIRGKIQGQQVQLRRVLDRILRDAKAKGYTKDDVTPTIRDGRMVIPVSVAYKRSIKGFVHDESSTGQTVYLEPAEVLEVNNMIRELEYEERREIVRILTVLTDAVRPEIEFLRKAYRFMGLMDFIRAKAKLAVKIEANKPEIHNRTMVDWYNSRHPLLWLSFQEQGKNIVPLNVRLSSQQRILLISGPNAGGKSVCVKSVGLVQYMMQCGLLVPMDAHSKMGIFQNIFLDIGDEQSIDNDLSTYSSHLTNMRHFVNNGNKRTLVLIDEFGTGTEPQFGGAIAESLLSQFAEMGMFGVINTHYGNLKRFADKTKGLVNGAMRFDLEKLEPMFQLEIGKPGSSFALEIARKIGLPKDVLEAAQDMVGVDQVKLDKMLGQLESEKRKLEERNKKAEDRDRRLKLRMQEYEEAKTKLDDRRKDLIDDARREAKGIVEGANRRVELAIKEIKETKASKEQTRQVREQLSKYKDNIKVTKRKLPNAEVKEAEYIVEGGPIKVGNYVRVKDSGTIGEVLGVRGKDLEISLGGLKTKVKMTRVEKVSKREQKKEEKERTKRFGMKGIDINAKMSNYNSNLDIRGRRGEEIFFEVQNFVDEGAMLGFDELRIVHGKGDGILRDVVRNILDTMSQVRSYKDEHVERGGAGVTVVQIKG, via the coding sequence ATGCTATATCCCCGAAGTTTTGAGGAGAAGTTAGGTTTTGACCGTATTCGTGATTTAGTCAAGGACAATTGCCTGAGTCGTTTAGGGGTCAGTTATGCGGAAAAGATGCGCTTTTCCAAAAATTTTGATCAGCTGAATACCTGGTTGTTGCAGACCGAGGAATTTCGGCAGATCCTAACCTCAGGAGAGTCTTTTCCCAATTCAAATTATATTGATGCCACTTCGGCATTGGACAAAGCGTCCTTACAGGGGACGTTCCTTACTCAGGAAGAATTTTTCGATTTGTTGTTGTCGCTGAAAACCATCGACGACATCGTGCGATTTTTCAAAGGTAAGCAGGAAGACTATCCGCTGTTGGCTGAAATCAGTGGAGCGGTATTTTTCAATCAGCAACTGGTGCAGCAAATCGAAAGCAAGATCGATGAAAAAGGTCAGCTGAGGAATAATGCAAGTGCCGAGCTACAGCAAATCAGGGGTAAAATTCAGGGGCAACAGGTGCAATTGCGCCGTGTGCTGGACAGGATCCTTCGCGATGCCAAAGCCAAAGGTTACACCAAAGATGATGTTACGCCAACGATCCGCGATGGCCGAATGGTCATTCCCGTAAGTGTAGCTTACAAACGTTCGATCAAGGGTTTTGTGCACGATGAATCCTCTACGGGGCAGACCGTTTATTTGGAGCCTGCTGAAGTGCTCGAGGTTAATAACATGATCCGAGAGCTGGAGTATGAAGAGCGCCGTGAGATCGTTCGTATCCTGACCGTGCTGACTGACGCCGTTCGCCCTGAAATTGAGTTTTTGCGCAAAGCTTATCGTTTCATGGGGCTGATGGATTTTATCCGTGCAAAAGCAAAACTGGCGGTAAAGATTGAGGCCAATAAACCAGAGATTCATAATCGGACGATGGTGGATTGGTACAATTCCCGTCACCCATTGCTATGGTTGTCCTTTCAGGAACAAGGTAAAAATATTGTACCGCTGAACGTTCGATTGTCTTCCCAACAGCGAATTTTGCTGATTTCAGGACCTAACGCTGGGGGTAAATCTGTTTGTGTGAAGTCTGTAGGCTTAGTGCAATACATGATGCAGTGCGGGCTCTTGGTGCCGATGGATGCCCACTCAAAAATGGGAATTTTCCAGAATATTTTCCTGGACATTGGCGATGAACAGTCGATCGATAATGACCTTTCAACCTACTCTTCACACCTGACGAATATGCGTCATTTTGTCAATAATGGCAATAAACGTACTTTGGTGCTGATTGATGAGTTTGGTACAGGTACAGAGCCTCAGTTTGGTGGGGCAATTGCCGAATCGCTGTTGAGTCAGTTTGCGGAAATGGGCATGTTTGGTGTAATCAACACCCACTATGGCAACCTGAAACGCTTTGCGGATAAAACCAAAGGGCTGGTTAATGGAGCGATGCGCTTTGATCTGGAAAAACTCGAACCGATGTTTCAGTTGGAAATCGGAAAGCCAGGAAGCTCTTTTGCTTTGGAAATTGCCAGAAAGATTGGCCTGCCGAAGGATGTACTGGAGGCCGCACAGGATATGGTAGGGGTGGATCAGGTGAAGCTCGATAAAATGCTGGGGCAGTTGGAGAGTGAAAAACGAAAACTCGAAGAACGCAACAAGAAGGCTGAAGACCGTGACCGTCGTCTGAAGTTGCGCATGCAGGAATATGAGGAGGCGAAGACCAAACTGGACGACCGCCGCAAAGATCTGATTGATGACGCCCGCCGCGAGGCCAAGGGAATTGTGGAAGGGGCGAATCGTCGGGTGGAATTGGCGATTAAGGAAATTAAAGAAACCAAAGCTTCGAAAGAACAGACCCGACAGGTACGTGAGCAGTTGTCGAAATACAAAGACAACATCAAGGTAACAAAGCGGAAGTTGCCCAATGCGGAGGTAAAGGAAGCGGAATACATCGTTGAAGGTGGCCCGATAAAAGTAGGCAACTATGTTCGGGTGAAAGATTCTGGCACTATTGGCGAGGTACTTGGCGTTCGGGGTAAGGATCTTGAAATCTCGCTTGGCGGACTGAAAACGAAGGTAAAAATGACCCGCGTGGAGAAAGTCTCGAAGCGTGAGCAGAAGAAAGAAGAGAAGGAGCGCACGAAGCGTTTCGGCATGAAAGGGATTGACATTAATGCCAAAATGTCGAATTACAACTCGAACTTGGATATCCGTGGACGTCGGGGCGAAGAAATCTTCTTCGAGGTGCAAAACTTTGTCGATGAGGGCGCAATGCTCGGCTTTGATGAGTTGCGAATTGTGCACGGAAAAGGCGATGGCATCCTAAGGGATGTGGTCAGAAATATCCTCGATACCATGTCGCAGGTTCGTTCATATAAGGATGAACATGTGGAGCGTGGAGGCGCAGGTGTTACTGTGGTGCAGATTAAAGGTTGA
- a CDS encoding geranylgeranylglycerol-phosphate geranylgeranyltransferase: MKAIFKLIRLNNLLIVAFTQVLVAGALVRIDLLNENNWLPLGVLIISTILIAAGGYIINDYYDIKIDYVNRPDRVTIGTIITRREAMAMHFVVTLIGLLLALLLSWKTGLIALFCAYFLWYYSRYLKKKPLVGNIIVALLTALSLMQVAVYYQKSYMITGIYAVFAFALSLIRELIKDMEDVDGDRMHGGRTVPILWGIPKTKKLLLGFIVLFITLMMTWMSVADNQRLNVYFMLLSLPLMLVVAYLFRADTKKHYHRLSLFCKLLMLGGVLSMLMIA, encoded by the coding sequence ATGAAAGCGATCTTCAAATTGATCCGTCTGAACAACCTGTTGATCGTCGCCTTTACACAGGTGCTGGTTGCTGGTGCCTTAGTGCGCATTGACTTGCTGAACGAGAACAACTGGCTTCCGCTTGGCGTGTTGATTATCTCTACCATTCTTATTGCCGCTGGCGGTTATATTATCAATGATTATTACGACATTAAAATTGATTATGTCAATCGCCCAGACCGAGTAACCATTGGCACAATCATTACTCGACGGGAAGCCATGGCGATGCATTTTGTCGTTACCCTGATCGGCCTGTTACTGGCATTGCTCCTTTCCTGGAAAACGGGATTAATTGCGCTCTTTTGTGCCTATTTTTTATGGTACTATTCCCGGTATCTAAAGAAAAAGCCATTGGTCGGGAACATTATAGTGGCACTCCTGACGGCACTTTCGCTGATGCAGGTGGCGGTTTATTACCAAAAATCCTATATGATTACAGGGATTTATGCCGTGTTCGCCTTCGCGTTAAGTCTGATTCGGGAGCTGATCAAAGATATGGAAGATGTGGATGGCGACCGAATGCATGGTGGCAGAACGGTTCCAATTTTATGGGGAATTCCCAAAACCAAGAAGTTGTTACTGGGTTTTATTGTCCTGTTTATCACTCTGATGATGACCTGGATGTCGGTGGCAGATAATCAACGGCTGAACGTTTATTTTATGCTTTTGAGTCTGCCCTTGATGCTGGTGGTGGCCTATCTTTTTCGGGCAGATACCAAAAAGCACTACCACAGATTAAGTCTTTTTTGTAAATTATTGATGCTCGGTGGTGTGTTGAGTATGTTAATGATCGCCTGA
- a CDS encoding outer membrane beta-barrel family protein: MPTYSKLAMLLAVVLFSSFDSYAQISGQILDSEQTPVPFCNILLLSTSDSTMISGGVSDEQGKFTLALKSQDQPLLIYVSAIGYEPYYSPKIIDIQVAQSIVLKKADQLLNEVTVKGKRSPIRLEVDRKIVDASAIEGASVALDLVGHLPGVKMDLEGNIKYRNHLSFMVFIDGEPAEGGVDQLRNIPVEKIQQIELITNPGAEFSASGLAGIINVVQKRSYFEGYSLNASTTWNTLGGKDVGSYFEMEGKKMGWSVSARYGDKVFGNYQLTGNQKSDDGAEIQRDEKYTAGAEYAMVNYDFFYKWKSNNQFTIRGGLTPITSRNTNKMTGENVIVSDNHTPQTTNFDLNNSSQIINGNARLDYYFNDSPANNLKVNFNYFSFLRQSAETLDNEFLSADQRLTAGYSKLVDAEHSITAKLGGTHTLTENMKLNWGGEFDQNSMKGLHLENNVEGGSTALPDQYAPYFDQYVYSVYTSLKGKVGEVSGQLGLRYEITDRKTAVVDQTNGGAESTLYDHHFNNLFPSLHLKRNVGEHHEFGLSYARRIDRPYYFQFLPIQHFVETYLVETGNPSLLPALTDTYTLSYFFYDKWNFSFDAFFNQTVNHTTYVYESMGAGIFNRQLVNTGSANNLGVESSVNVPIFSWWDVSTSVAFYHHQLHLTYLSENQYQRNLNKELNLTNNFSLPLGFSLDMMLDYQGKQVLPQGYTKPYTTMDLRVGKAFGKKEHFRMSISVNNILNSNQVVTIMEDDGFSTFSDVRYEPFATFRLAYNFQKSK, from the coding sequence ATGCCTACCTACTCAAAATTAGCCATGCTATTGGCTGTTGTACTTTTTAGTTCCTTCGATAGCTACGCTCAAATTTCAGGACAAATTCTGGATAGCGAGCAAACTCCTGTTCCTTTTTGTAACATTTTATTATTGTCCACTTCGGATAGTACCATGATTTCTGGAGGGGTATCCGATGAGCAAGGGAAGTTTACTTTAGCGCTCAAATCGCAAGATCAGCCGTTGTTGATTTATGTGTCTGCGATTGGGTATGAGCCTTATTATTCACCCAAAATTATCGACATTCAGGTTGCTCAATCAATCGTTTTGAAAAAAGCCGATCAGCTATTGAATGAGGTTACGGTCAAGGGAAAACGATCGCCTATTCGGTTGGAGGTCGATCGGAAAATAGTCGATGCCTCGGCGATTGAAGGGGCGTCGGTGGCATTGGATCTAGTGGGGCATCTTCCTGGGGTTAAAATGGACCTTGAGGGGAATATCAAATACCGCAATCATTTATCTTTTATGGTGTTCATTGATGGAGAACCTGCTGAAGGAGGGGTGGATCAGTTGCGGAACATCCCTGTGGAGAAAATTCAGCAGATCGAACTGATTACCAATCCTGGCGCTGAGTTTTCGGCTTCAGGTTTGGCGGGTATCATCAATGTGGTGCAAAAGCGATCGTATTTTGAAGGGTATTCATTGAATGCCTCTACCACCTGGAATACCCTTGGAGGGAAGGATGTCGGAAGTTATTTTGAAATGGAGGGCAAGAAAATGGGCTGGTCTGTTTCGGCGCGTTATGGGGATAAGGTTTTTGGTAACTATCAATTGACGGGAAATCAAAAGTCGGATGATGGTGCTGAAATCCAACGTGATGAAAAATACACCGCAGGGGCAGAGTATGCGATGGTTAATTATGATTTTTTCTACAAATGGAAAAGCAATAATCAATTTACAATCCGTGGAGGACTCACCCCAATCACTTCCCGAAACACCAATAAAATGACAGGTGAGAATGTGATTGTTTCGGATAATCATACGCCCCAAACGACCAATTTCGACCTCAATAACAGTTCGCAGATCATTAATGGAAATGCCCGACTGGATTATTATTTCAATGATTCTCCTGCGAATAATCTCAAGGTTAATTTCAATTATTTTTCATTTTTAAGACAGTCCGCAGAAACCCTCGATAATGAGTTTTTGAGTGCAGATCAAAGATTGACGGCGGGTTATTCCAAGTTGGTGGACGCAGAGCATTCCATTACTGCAAAATTGGGTGGGACGCATACATTAACCGAAAATATGAAACTGAATTGGGGAGGGGAGTTTGATCAGAATTCCATGAAGGGACTGCATCTGGAGAATAATGTGGAGGGAGGTTCAACCGCTCTACCCGACCAATACGCTCCTTATTTTGATCAATATGTTTATAGTGTCTATACCTCATTGAAGGGCAAAGTTGGCGAGGTTTCGGGGCAGTTGGGATTACGGTATGAGATAACCGATCGTAAAACTGCGGTGGTGGATCAGACTAACGGCGGTGCAGAAAGTACGCTATACGATCATCATTTTAACAATCTCTTTCCTTCCTTGCACCTGAAAAGAAATGTGGGTGAACACCATGAATTTGGGTTGTCTTATGCCCGTAGAATTGATCGTCCTTATTATTTTCAGTTTCTACCGATACAACATTTTGTTGAAACTTACCTTGTGGAAACAGGTAATCCGTCTTTATTGCCTGCGCTGACCGATACCTACACGCTGAGTTATTTTTTCTATGACAAGTGGAATTTCAGCTTCGATGCCTTTTTCAATCAGACCGTGAACCATACGACTTATGTTTATGAGTCGATGGGGGCGGGGATTTTTAATCGACAGTTGGTCAATACAGGTTCTGCGAATAACCTTGGGGTAGAAAGCAGTGTCAATGTGCCGATTTTTTCCTGGTGGGATGTAAGCACCTCTGTGGCCTTTTATCACCATCAGTTGCATTTGACTTACCTTTCAGAAAATCAATATCAGCGAAATTTGAATAAGGAATTGAATTTGACCAATAATTTCAGCCTTCCTTTGGGCTTTTCATTGGATATGATGCTCGATTATCAAGGAAAACAGGTCTTGCCTCAGGGATACACGAAGCCTTACACAACGATGGATTTGAGGGTAGGAAAGGCTTTTGGGAAAAAAGAGCATTTCCGAATGAGCATCAGCGTGAACAATATACTCAATAGTAATCAGGTGGTAACCATTATGGAGGATGATGGCTTTTCTACTTTTTCTGATGTGCGGTATGAGCCTTTCGCCACCTTCAGATTGGCTTATAATTTTCAGAAAAGTAAATAA
- a CDS encoding Rpn family recombination-promoting nuclease/putative transposase, which produces MLSKFINPFTDFGFKKLFGEEANKDLLIDFLNQLLPEEDQIKELSYQNNEHLPRTPEERKAIFDLFCQNEAGETFIIELQRAKQKYFKDRSLYYSTFPIQEQAEPGKDWKFKLKSVYTIGIMDFVFDEKDENKDKLLHHVQLLETETKEVFYDKLTFIYLETPKFTKELHELESKFDKWLYLLRNLEKLQDRPAQLQERIFTKFFDNAEIAHYTPVERKAYEASLKVYRDLFNVIETAKSEAEKIGIEKGAQNEKNEFIKSLIQMNVLSDAQIAQSARVTEDQVKKIRKDLNL; this is translated from the coding sequence ATGCTTAGCAAATTCATTAATCCGTTCACCGATTTTGGTTTTAAGAAGCTTTTTGGAGAAGAAGCGAATAAAGACCTGTTAATTGATTTTCTGAATCAGTTGTTGCCCGAAGAGGATCAAATCAAGGAGTTGAGTTATCAAAACAACGAGCATTTGCCTCGCACTCCCGAAGAACGAAAAGCTATTTTTGATTTGTTCTGTCAGAATGAAGCGGGAGAAACCTTCATTATTGAGCTTCAGCGCGCCAAGCAAAAATATTTCAAAGACCGCAGTCTGTATTATTCCACCTTCCCGATTCAGGAACAAGCCGAGCCAGGAAAAGATTGGAAATTCAAACTCAAAAGCGTTTACACCATCGGCATCATGGATTTTGTTTTTGATGAAAAAGATGAAAACAAGGACAAACTGCTCCACCATGTCCAGCTGTTAGAAACCGAAACCAAAGAGGTCTTTTACGATAAACTAACCTTTATCTATTTGGAGACCCCAAAATTCACCAAGGAGCTCCACGAATTAGAAAGCAAGTTTGACAAATGGCTGTACCTGTTGCGCAATTTGGAAAAACTTCAGGATCGTCCTGCACAGCTTCAAGAAAGGATCTTTACCAAATTTTTCGACAATGCCGAAATTGCGCATTACACTCCTGTCGAAAGAAAGGCGTACGAAGCTTCTCTGAAGGTTTATCGCGACCTATTCAATGTGATTGAAACGGCTAAGAGTGAAGCGGAGAAGATTGGGATTGAAAAAGGAGCTCAAAATGAAAAAAATGAGTTCATCAAAAGCCTCATCCAAATGAATGTTCTTTCTGACGCTCAAATTGCCCAAAGTGCAAGGGTTACAGAAGATCAAGTGAAGAAAATCAGAAAAGACCTTAATTTGTAA
- the rplU gene encoding 50S ribosomal protein L21, which yields MYAIVEIAGKQFKVTQDQYIYAPKMEGEAGASVEFGKVLLVDADGQVEVGAPVVEGAKVSAEIVEHVKGDKVIVFKKKRRKGYKVKNGHRQQFTKVVIKGISK from the coding sequence ATGTACGCAATTGTAGAAATAGCCGGTAAGCAGTTCAAAGTAACGCAAGATCAGTATATTTACGCTCCAAAAATGGAGGGTGAAGCTGGCGCTTCCGTAGAGTTCGGCAAAGTATTGTTGGTTGACGCTGACGGTCAAGTCGAAGTAGGTGCTCCTGTTGTTGAAGGTGCTAAAGTTTCAGCAGAGATTGTTGAGCACGTTAAAGGTGACAAAGTGATCGTTTTCAAAAAGAAACGTCGCAAAGGTTACAAGGTGAAAAATGGTCACCGTCAACAATTCACAAAGGTAGTAATTAAAGGTATCTCTAAATAA
- the rpmA gene encoding 50S ribosomal protein L27 — protein sequence MAHKKGVGSSKNGRESESKRLGVKIFGGQAAIAGNIIVRQRGTKHHPGENVGIGKDHTLFALVDGKVSFRKGYKNRSFVSVLPVEAEA from the coding sequence ATGGCTCACAAGAAAGGTGTAGGTAGTTCTAAGAACGGTCGCGAATCAGAATCAAAACGATTAGGCGTAAAAATCTTTGGTGGTCAAGCAGCTATCGCTGGTAACATCATCGTACGTCAGCGTGGTACAAAACACCACCCAGGTGAAAATGTAGGTATCGGTAAAGATCATACATTGTTCGCATTGGTGGATGGTAAAGTTTCTTTCCGCAAAGGATATAAAAACCGTTCATTTGTTTCAGTTCTTCCAGTAGAAGCTGAAGCTTAA
- a CDS encoding response regulator transcription factor has translation MKVLIVEDNTALSSGIVSYLKPMGYFCEVCEEVKSAIEKIQLYDYDCILLDIGLPDGSGLEVLSFIKEQGKADGVLIISAKNALDDRLEGLRLGADDYLTKPFDLAELSMRVLAITRRRRFEGNNIIRIGDLRIDLIEKQVFCGDEPVPQLTATEFQLLLFFASSKERVVSKMAIAEHLVGDHADLMDNFDFVYAHIKNLKRKLKKVGLEHLIQTIYGMGYKLSEVEA, from the coding sequence GTGAAAGTTTTGATCGTCGAAGACAATACCGCCCTGTCGAGTGGTATTGTCAGTTATCTCAAACCGATGGGTTATTTTTGTGAGGTTTGTGAAGAAGTAAAGTCAGCTATTGAGAAAATACAATTGTACGATTACGATTGTATTTTATTGGACATCGGATTACCCGATGGCTCGGGTTTGGAGGTGTTGAGTTTTATCAAAGAACAGGGTAAGGCAGATGGCGTTTTGATTATTTCTGCAAAAAATGCCTTGGATGATCGCTTGGAAGGACTGCGATTGGGAGCTGATGATTATCTGACCAAACCCTTCGACTTAGCCGAACTTTCCATGCGGGTATTGGCCATTACCCGCCGGCGAAGATTCGAAGGAAACAACATTATTCGTATCGGCGATCTGCGTATTGACCTGATAGAAAAGCAGGTGTTTTGTGGTGATGAGCCTGTCCCACAATTGACCGCCACTGAATTTCAGCTGTTGTTGTTTTTTGCATCCTCCAAAGAACGGGTGGTTTCGAAAATGGCCATTGCTGAGCACTTGGTAGGCGATCATGCCGACCTGATGGACAACTTTGACTTCGTCTATGCACATATCAAAAACCTGAAACGTAAGCTCAAGAAGGTCGGGCTCGAGCATTTGATTCAGACCATTTACGGTATGGGCTACAAATTAAGCGAGGTAGAGGCATGA
- a CDS encoding HAMP domain-containing sensor histidine kinase: MKLIHKTGQFYSLLSLAILLLTIPIFYVMVNRLWIDDVDESLWAQKEKITNALHDHPEMIDELSATLKFVDLAITLNPIPEDSLFVDDLYTALWWDHEHQEDEPFRVLDTRITANGGTYHLRVMHDLVENEDLVMGIFLVEVGVMLVFLLMFLVLNNYLSKRMWMPFFQLIDTLRKFRVDRSVSLKFAPVEIDEFNALGGAIEHLTNENHKIFQSQKAFTENASHELQTPLAVMKNQLELLMQTKDLNPEAYPYIEIMEMNLRYMSKLSKNLLWLSKIENGQFEQKTKLNLTDLIKGQCRVFEEQLSLQGIDLQMELQQEVEIEAVATLWQSLVLNFLTNAIKYNVANGFIKIVLNGKSFQVINTGGFQPLDGQKIRERFYKGQQQSAKSSGLGLSIVHEICQRMEYDFSYQYQKPNIHLFKIYF; encoded by the coding sequence ATGAAGCTGATTCATAAAACAGGGCAATTTTATTCCTTGCTGTCGTTGGCGATTTTATTGCTGACCATTCCGATTTTTTATGTGATGGTCAATCGGTTGTGGATTGATGATGTGGATGAAAGTTTGTGGGCGCAAAAGGAAAAAATTACCAATGCCCTACACGATCACCCGGAGATGATTGACGAACTATCTGCCACTTTGAAATTTGTTGATCTTGCCATTACCCTAAATCCAATTCCTGAAGATTCTCTTTTCGTTGATGACCTTTATACCGCGCTATGGTGGGATCATGAGCATCAGGAGGATGAGCCTTTTCGGGTGCTTGATACGCGAATTACTGCCAATGGAGGCACTTACCACCTTCGTGTAATGCATGATTTGGTGGAGAACGAAGACTTGGTCATGGGGATTTTCCTGGTAGAGGTCGGTGTGATGCTGGTTTTTTTATTGATGTTTTTGGTGCTGAACAACTACCTTTCCAAACGGATGTGGATGCCTTTTTTTCAGTTGATTGATACCTTAAGAAAATTCCGCGTCGATCGATCAGTTTCCTTGAAGTTTGCCCCTGTTGAGATCGATGAATTCAACGCTTTGGGCGGTGCAATTGAACATTTGACCAATGAAAATCATAAGATCTTTCAGTCGCAAAAGGCCTTTACCGAAAACGCTTCGCATGAGTTGCAGACCCCTCTGGCAGTGATGAAAAATCAGCTTGAATTGTTGATGCAGACCAAAGACCTCAATCCTGAGGCGTATCCCTATATCGAAATTATGGAGATGAACCTGCGTTACATGTCTAAGCTGAGTAAAAATTTGCTTTGGTTGTCTAAGATCGAAAATGGGCAGTTTGAACAGAAAACAAAGCTGAACCTGACGGACTTGATCAAAGGGCAATGCCGAGTTTTTGAGGAGCAACTTTCTTTACAAGGCATAGACTTGCAAATGGAACTTCAGCAAGAAGTGGAGATCGAGGCGGTGGCGACGCTATGGCAATCTTTGGTATTGAACTTTCTGACCAATGCCATAAAATACAATGTAGCGAATGGCTTTATAAAAATAGTATTGAATGGGAAATCCTTTCAGGTGATCAATACAGGTGGGTTTCAGCCTTTGGATGGGCAGAAGATTCGTGAGCGTTTTTATAAAGGACAACAGCAAAGTGCAAAGAGTTCGGGCTTGGGACTGTCGATTGTGCATGAGATTTGTCAGCGGATGGAATATGACTTTTCTTATCAGTATCAAAAGCCGAATATTCATCTTTTTAAGATTTATTTTTAG